Proteins co-encoded in one Nicotiana sylvestris chromosome 7, ASM39365v2, whole genome shotgun sequence genomic window:
- the LOC104244047 gene encoding uncharacterized protein — protein sequence MSAEECEKMDLEVNSLIDFSSENDSLIVNSSSPLPSWGLEEYPSSGATNIQEEMDMAGKGNRDDQFPQLHESKEPGKARKGKVNLRKSLAWDSAFFTDAGVLDAEELSSIIKGGEKHNLPMIEEDVRQSDDSISTLESDNLTLDHIEAELFGDIRASIQNLTISSSGDVSTKTDSGANSSVKKVDLASKDRMKPKLAPKRIIGAQAGIPKSQPKQITGTQRLGGLKQDKTQVTQPITRPTDGASLKPPKISTKSQPVSAGVSKRASLDISRVKIDNNSTKTSTASVRGAQTPKASASNNASRVLPRPAMSMKAPSVGSSAAMRIPSTRSSSDSSGSTSSDKTAKSSLPAARRKVDSSKPTAQPSASAKLRTPSKAALKSKVPSGNSAVSAYLMSTKINSSISPASSISEWSSASSSSSAAMNQRSSNLRISLDTSSCRSFDSDTSTLDLKNHLSDQTSNKPEIVGTPSTRGSLKQAGTISRPASMKPTGLRMPSPKMGYFDGVKAVHTPNGSHPSLSTVLPKTEVTVCSPNGNSNMKAKSVKVPLRANRKPESLKHLSPVSSSDKSNVSVNHSTALPKTVATICSPKGNSNTKAKSVKVPLRANRRPENLKHLSPVSSTDKSNVSDNHPGAPSDITLIPELSLEVHHEISGANTLKNMDVVAEEADPFENIRSAGLVVSESENQGAVGNDAGASLVATKSENQGVASNDTGASLVATKSENKGVAGNDAGASLVATKSENQGVASNDTGASLVATKSENQGVVGNDTCASLVAIKSENQGIASTLNNKEVLAEGPDTVEHAAADGLVGIKSENHVIVSNDTVVIESGNQRASTLNNEEVVPERPDTFEHVAGDDLVEIKGENQVIANNDMDVIKSENQRLANSSNDKEVAAEGPDSVEHVPGDGLVAIKSEDQVMANNDVDVIKSENQRLANSSKDKEVVTEGPDSAKHVADDGLVAVKSESLSVLNSDMIAGFIATKGENQGPDSVEHVPSDGLVVITGESQSVLNSDMVAGLIATKGENVRVMENEMNWDTTGNTDIKTAEVVSDKKDSSTENNRRCETVDGDGVGVQCNLNYNSDVLIQKNEMNLEDSLNGDFKNTKIDQVEDSTIKGAEIMPSCQTGDEDRVDVKDDLNTLEKTNTKKNVYQLNSQAAEVSTTPFSDKVESLMNKLAYLSLHTPDAAARMPFAIKNSSTDFLDFSEEAVQVVGKTDLDLPSLEIDHKENNNL from the exons ATGTCAGCTGAAGAGTGTGAAAAAATGGATCTTGAAGTAAATAGTCTTATTGATTTTTCATCAGAAAATGACAGTCTCATTGTAAATTCTTCTTCTCCTCTTCCTTCTTGGGGTCTTGAAGAATACCCATCTTCAG GAGCTACTAATATTCAAGAGGAAATGGACATGGCTGGTAAAGGTAACCGTGATGACCAGTTCCCCCAGCTGCATGAGTCAAAAGAGCCTGGAAAGGCCAGAAAAGGAAAGGTCAATTTACGCAAAAGTTTAGCTTGGGATAGTGCTTTCTTTACAGATGCAG GTGTGCTTGATGCCGAGGAGTTGTCCAGCATTATTAAGGGAGGTGAAAAACACAATTTACCTATGATTGAGGAGGATGTGCGGCAATCTGATGATTCAATCTCCACATTGGAAAGTGATAATTTGACACTAGACCATATTGAAGCTGAGCTGTTTGGAGATATAAGAGCTTCAATCCAGAACCTAACCATTTCAAGTAGTGGGGATGTATCTACAAAGACAGATAGTGGAGCTAATTCTT CTGTGAAGAAAGTGGACCTTGCTTCAAAAGATAGG ATGAAGCCAAAGCTTGCTCCAAAAAGAATCATTGGAGCACAAGCCGGGATACCAAAAAGTCAGCCAAAACAAATTACTGGAACACAAAGATTGGGAGGGTTGAAGCAGGATAAGACACAAGTCACACAG CCTATCACCAGACCTACAGATGGAGCATCATTAAAGCCTCCAAAAATTAGCACAAAGTCGCAACCTGTTTCTGCAGGTGTATCCAAAAGGGCTTCTTTGGATATCTCACGAGTCAAAATTGATAATAACAGCACGAAAACTAGTACAG CTTCTGTTAGAGGGGCTCAGACGCCAAAAGCATCTGCCTCAAATAATGCTAGTAGGGTGTTACCGAGACCTGCTATGTCTATGAAGGCCCCTTCTGTCGGCTCTTCAGCTGCGATGAGAATACCTTCAACAAGATCTTCAAGTGATAGCTCTGGAAGTACTTCATCGGACAAGACAGCTAAATCTTCACTTCCTGCAGCGAGGAGAAAGGTGGATAGCAGCAAACCTACTGCTCAACCTTCTGCAAGTGCAAAACTTAGAACCCCTTCAAAAGCTGCATTGAAGAGTAAAGTACCGTCTGGGAATTCTGCCGTCTCAGCTTATCTGATGTCCACTAAGATCAACTCAAGCATATCGCCTGCTAGTTCTATTAGCGAGTGGTCTTCAGCATCATCGTCATCTTCTGCTGCCATGAACCAAAGGTCAAGTAATTTAAGGATTAGCCTTGATACCAGCTCCTGCAGATCATTTGACAGTGACACCTCAACTTTGGATCTGAAGAATCATTTAAGTGATCAGACCTCAAATAAGCCCGAAATTGTGGGAACACCTTCAACTAGAGGAAGTTTAAAGCAAGCAGGCACAATATCTCGTCCGGCCTCTATGAAACCAACGGGACTGCGGATGCCATCTCCGAAGATGGGTTACTTTGACGGG GTGAAGGCAGTCCATACTCCTAATGGTTCTCATCCCAGTTTGTCTACTGTGCTGCCCAAGACTGAAGTTACGGTCTGCAGCCCAAACGGAAATTCAAACATGAAAGCTAAGAGTGTAAAAGTTCCACTTAGGGCAAACAGAAAGCCTGAATCTCTGAAGCACCTCTCTCCTGTGTCTTCCTCAGACAAGTCAAATGTTTCAGTTAATCACTCTACTGCACTGCCCAAGACTGTAGCTACCATCTGTAGCCCAAAAGGAAACTCAAACACGAAAGCAAAGAGTGTAAAAGTTCCACTTAGGGCAAATAGAAGGCCTGAAAATCTGAAGCACCTCTCTCCGGTATCCTCTACAGACAAGTCAAATGTTTCAGATAATCACCCTGGTGCTCCAAGTGATATTACTCTTATTCCTGAGTTATCTCTTGAAGTTCATCATGAAATAAGtggagcaaatactttgaaaaatATGGATGTGGTGGCTGAAGAAGCTGATCCATTTGAAAACATTCGAAGTGCTGGTTTGGTTGTTTCTGAGAGTGAAAACCAAGGCGCGGTGGGCAATGATGCAGGTGCTAGTTTGGTTGCAACTAAGAGTGAAAACCAGGGCGTGGCCAGCAATGATACAGGTGCTAGTTTGGTTGCAACTAAGAGTGAAAACAAAGGCGTGGCAGGCAACGATGCAGGTGCTAGTCTGGTTGCAACTAAGAGTGAAAATCAAGGCGTGGCCAGCAACGATACAGGTGCTAGTTTGGTTGCAACTAAGAGCGAAAACCAAGGCGTGGTGGGCAATGACACATGTGCTAGTTTAGTTGCAATTAAGAGTGAAAACCAAGGCATAGCAAGTACTTTGAACAATAAGGAAGTGTTGGCCGAAGGACCTGATACAGTTGAACACGCTGCAGCTGATGGTTTGGTTGGAATTAAGAGTGAGAACCACGTCATTGTGAGCAATGATACAGTTGTGATTGAGAGTGGAAACCAAAGAGCAAGTACCTTGAACAATGAGGAAGTTGTGCCTGAACGACCTGATACATTTGAACATGTTGCAGGTGATGATTTGGttgaaattaagggtgaaaaccAAGTCATTGCAAACAATGATATGGATGTGATTAAGAGTGAAAACCAAAGATTAGCAAATTCTTCGAATGATAAGGAAGTTGCGGCTGAAGGACCTGATTCAGTTGAACACGTTCCAGGTGATGGTTTGGTTGCAATTAAGAGTGAAGACCAAGTCATGGCGAACAATGATGTGGATGTGATTAAGAGTGAAAACCAAAGATTAGCAAATTCTTCGAAAGATAAGGAAGTTGTGACTGAAGGACCTGATTCAGCTAAACACGTTGCAGATGATGGTTTGGTTGCGGTTAAGAGTGAAAGCCTAAGTGTTTTGAACAGTGATATGATTGCTGGTTTCATTGCAACTAAAGGTGAAAACCAAGGACCCGATTCAGTTGAACATGTTCCAAGTGATGGTTTGGTTGTGATTACAGGTGAAAGCCAAAGTGTTTTGAACAGTGATATGGTTGCTGGTTTGATTGCTACTAAAGGTGAAAACGTACGCGTTATGGAAAATGAAATGAACTGGGACACTACTGGGAATACTGACATCAAGACTGCGGAGGTTGTTTCAGATAAGAAGGATTCAAGTACTGAAAACAATAGACGGTGTGAAACAGTTGATGGAGATGGAGTAGGTGTTCAGTGCAATCTTAACTATAATTCTGATGTGCTCATCCAGAAGAATGAGATGAACTTGGAGGATAGTTTAAATGGTGACTTCAAAAATACCAAGATTGATCAAGTTGAGGACTCAACTATCAAGGGTGCTGAAATAATGCCATCGTGCCAAACAGGGGATGAAGACAGAGTAGATGTCAAGGATGATTTGAATACTCTCGAGAAaacaaatacaaagaaaaatgTTTACCAACTAAACAGTCAGGCAGCAGAAGTCAGCACAACCCCATTTAGCGATAAGGTTGAATCTCTAATGAATAAGTTGGCCTATTTGTCACTACATACCCCTGACGCAGCAGCAAGGATGCCATTCGCTATCAAGAATTCTTCCACTGATTTTCTTGATTTTTCTGAAGAAGCTGTCCAGGTAGTTGGGAAGACTGATTTAGatcttccttctttagaaattgatcataaagaaaacaacaatttATGA
- the LOC104244046 gene encoding small ribosomal subunit protein uS12, whose protein sequence is MGKTRGMGAGRKLKSHRRRQRWADKSYKKSHLGNEWKKPFAGSSHAKGIVLEKIGIEAKQPNSAIRKCARVQLIKNGKKIAAFVPNDGCLNYIEENDEVLIAGFGRKGHAVGDIPGVRFKVVKVSGVSLLALFKEKKEKPRS, encoded by the exons ATGGG GAAGACACGTGGAATGGGAGCTGGACGCAAGTTGAAGTCCCACCGCAGAAGACAAAGGTGGGCTGACAAGTCCTACAAGAAGTCGCATCTTGGTAATGAATGGAAGAAGCCATTTGCCGGATCTTCCCATGCCAAAGGAATTGTGCTTGAGAAGAT AGGTATTGAGGCTAAGCAGCCCAACTCTGCTATTCGTAAATGTGCTAGGGTTCAGCTCATCAAAAATGGGAAGAAGATTGCTGCTTTTGTCCCCAACGATGGTTGTTTGAACTACATTGAAGAAAAT GATGAAGTGTTGATTGCTGGATTTGGTCGGAAAGGTCATGCTGTGGGAGATATTCCCGGAGTCAGGTTCAAGGTGGTGAAGGTTTCTGGTGTCTCTCTCCTAGCTCTCTTCaaggagaagaaggagaagcCAAGATCCTAA